In the genome of Juglans microcarpa x Juglans regia isolate MS1-56 chromosome 6S, Jm3101_v1.0, whole genome shotgun sequence, the window GCCGAATGTAAGTAGCATCCATTTAGATTCATGGAACAagattgcatttttttattattattattatcattagtTTTGGCTGTTTTCTTCAGCCTTGTTACGATGGAATTACTTTTACTAGAGATGTAGTTGATGAATTATAGTTATATTAGAAGTTGACATCTTCCACTACACTTGTGGACTCTGGTCACATAGCATCATGTTTGCAAGTTCAATTTGCTTCTGAAgatctttccatttttttaagtcgTGTCTCGTTAATTAATGCATTTATGAAGTAAAGTTTGTGTGCTCATGTACGTAATTTTCATATTGGTGTTGATTGGAACTGAAAGATTGTGTGCTGTTTCAGTGATATGAAGAACTTGATTGGTGAGGCTTCTTGTGGGATTTGCCAAGAGAGTTTCAGCACCACCGTAACAGGttccttattattatttcgTGGCTTTGGGAATTAACCTGTCAGGGCCTGAGTTTGAAAAAGAGTTTCAACTTGTAAAACCTTCTTAAACAGGACTGGATtgaaaaactctctctctctctctctctctctctctctctctctctctcggatttgAGACGTATAGATTATAAAAATTTGCTCTTGGTTTTACTTAATTGTATGGTTTAGTCCAActgcatttgttttttttttttattttttttatgacgtgggacaaaaataataaacaaatgcAGTTGCATTTTATGAcctctttttattgttttctggGGATTAGACGCCTTTTTATTTGTTGTGGCTTCCACTGGTCTTCGATAATCCTTATTTTTCCCCCAAGAGTCTTCAGTAATCTTATAGCCATATTAAATCAGTAAAGTActaatctttcttttctttttctttttttggttttttgttttgcagcTTTAACTGAACCCATAGACATGTAAGTTGAAGTATTGTATGAATGTTACTTTAGAACTAGAGAATTGCTTTTCTGttatattcttctttctttttctcatttcatatttttggatcaCAGCTATAGTGAATGGATTGACGAATGTGAGCGGGTCAACAGCCTCGAAGATGATGGTGCTTAGGAAGCTGCTTAGATGTTCGTAATTCTGGTTCTCTTCTGGACGGGGAGAGCAAAACCAGAGAATAATAATGTGTGATTATTGTGTTAGCATGCATTGAGAGAACCTTGTTGGTGATGGGGTTGTATTCCTGACTCCCTTATATGGGAGAGATCTATTGCACTTACTATGCTTTTTCAGATGACGTTGGTAATATATGAGCTTTGCAACGTGGTTTGTGGTTATAAATTCATTTCTGGATTTTGTcgaaattctttttctttttctttttttaaactgATTTTGTCGAATTTCAAATTGGTGTTTAGGACACGAATTTTGGAATAACTATCTTGTGGCATAAATCATATTCCAATGTGATCCATTTGTCGAttcttcattaatttgttgACAACATGCCGACGTGAGAATacgcataaaaaaaaagattcaatcagaattaaaatataaatataaatatatatatatatatataatataatataatatctgcATGCGACTCTCAGAAAATGTTGTAAAAATCAGAAATTCAGgttgaaagataaaaaaatgttggaGAATTCTGCTCTCGTAAGGTAATTACTAAATATTTctgaaatataattttgataaatgaaatatttctgaactattaataaattaatgttcTTCCTAATGGTCACGGGAGTTGAGATTTCGTTGAGTAACATTAGATATAGTTGTCGCGTTGGTATCTTCCACCATGTGGGATCTTAAAACTGAATGTTGATGGAGCTGTGTTTAATTTTATACACTCTTCTAGGGTGGGTGCTGTGTTGCGTGATGAAAAAGGTTATATGGTCATAGCAATGTCTATAAGAGAGTTGGGTATTTATGAGGTGGAAGATATTGAAGTCTTTGCTGTTCTAAGGgtcttataattaatttatgatcTGGGCATATCTCATTTAATTCTTAAAAGGGATTCACTTGCTGTAGTGGAGGCTATTTGCTCGAGGGAGATGATCTGAACAGGTGTGGTCATTTGATTCgtgaagtaaaaatattgttgtcTACTTTCCTCTCTTTTGAGGTTCTTCATGTTGGTAGGCATGGAAATGATGTATCCCATCTTTTAGCTCGACATACACGGTTTGTGGATGATATTATTCAGTGGTGGCATTAACTTTCGAATTTTCTTAGCAGTTTCGCATTGGATGTAGCtagtgttaaaaaattaaaaatttattttatttttatgcgaacactTACACCCTTACAGCATCCGCATCGGCCTGACTAAAACTCCTCAAAAGCCAAAATATCAACTTTGTGCTCTTTAAACCCGCTGCATTGGACTGGGTAAAATAGAAGAGTTGAAGCTTTCAGCTACAGTAAATTCATTCGTTTCTTCATATatagcgagacactgttcatcaccaaatcaatattttattctaaaatcacATATCCTcaaccaaaacaaattttttccCTTGTGTATCCATTCTCCCCAAAATCCTTTTcactttctctccctttcttcctcGCCGAACACCCCCTTCATCGGTTATCTCTTTGTCCCGacactccctctctccccttattttcattttttccagTTCTCTTGCTGTTTTCATTACTCCAAGCCTGTTGAAGTTGGGAATCTGGGCTGTTGAGGAACATGGGAAAGGAGCAATCGATTTGCAAGAGAAAATCGATTTTAATCAATTGGCCTTATACTGCCTCTATTAGGGTTCTATTGTGGTAATATAATCCTCAAGTCCTTGGCAAGTTGCCGACCTTCATCACCTAAGTCTAGCTAAGCTAAAGATGCCCTATTCAAACCTGCATTGGTGGTTTGCACGAATTGAAAGAGCCTTATAAGTCGTTGTCCTAGAATTTGTCATCCCTAATCATGCATGATGTAGTACATTTTAAGTGACTTTCATACATCAACAGCCGATAGCCACCTCTTTAAAATGTGTGCCATACGTATGAGTAAGGAtgactaaaaaaacaaaacaacaattcTCGATCTAGATGAGACATATTGAAATTGTACTTCCCTGAATGTGCTGCTATTGCAGACTCAACAATAATGAGAAAATATCAATACTAATTACTTTTCTTTGATAGTTGAAAAGGCAAAAAAGGCAGAGAGGAAAGCATGGGTGATGAAGGTAGATCACGATAAAGGTGTACAATTGGAATTTGATAAAAGAACGTTCGAGATGGAGATCTTGAGTAAGGATCTTTTTGGCATGAATGTCATGCAACAAGCGTACTTCTTTAACATTTAGAGGAGAattttttaggactctttgAATAATTCCGAATGTACACTTGACAAATCTCCATCCACACGTCATGGAGGTGTGTAAATGTTGGTACTGATTTCAGATTTCCAGCTTTTAGTGGCTACCCAACCACATGTTTTGGATAAACATGTGGTTGGCTAGCCACTATGAGatctaaatttgtttttttttttttttttgttttttaaatggatGATTCTATTTTAGAATTGTGACTTGATTTTAGATAGCAACAACTTTAGTTCAGAATGTTGGCTATATTGATATGAATGTTGTGACTTCAGTGTATTGTGAATTGTGACTTGATTTTAATTTGAATGTTGGCTATATTTATAtgcttgttatttattttgtgtgatgGCAACAACTTGAGTTAGATTTATGGAGATATGCAGCAACTTGAGTTAGTGTTAGATGGAGGGGCACCCACGTGGGGCTAACCCCCTTCTTAAACCACAgtttaaagccatgcgttattTGCTTGTaatgcatggcttaaagccatgcgttattTGCTTTACTGCCATTTCAAAAtggcaattgaaggctggccttaataggaggactatatatagtcctcctcaattggtttttggGATCATctgaaaatacacaaaaactctctctttttgttctctcttgaaaaaatatttatgctgtggatttgttaagtgttactctagttttatactacgtagtagGGCTGTGCAAACGATCCGTTAGTCCGATGGGCCCGCTTAAATCGACCCGACCCGAACCGATTTTGTTGGATTATTGCATGATTGGGTCTCCAACCCGACTAGTTAACGGgtttgcatttttatttcaacCCGTCCGCATTTTCTTTATTTCGATCTTTCCATGCATTTGCCAACACATTGAGCCTGTTTCGCCGATTCCACCAAGACGTCTTTGTACCTCATGCATTTCTCATCGTTGTCAAGATCGTTGGTCTGGGAAGAAGCTTTTGGTTTCTAATGTATATAAATCCACACGGTTATTCGAGGCCTTTACTTAATTGTGGATAGAGATTTCTAAAGTGAGATAATGGCTACGCTTGGCTGGTGGAGATTGTTTGGTGCTGTAGCCGGCGAGCTTCTATCTCGGGATCTGCGAGGTGCGCCGATCTTCTGCACCGGAACGTGGTTGCACACGATGACTCCATGGTCCGTCGGGGAGTAGCGAATTGGGAGAGTGAGCCGAGATTGTTCCCGTTGGGGAACTTCGATGGTGCATTGATGAC includes:
- the LOC121237373 gene encoding LOW QUALITY PROTEIN: transcription elongation factor 1 homolog (The sequence of the model RefSeq protein was modified relative to this genomic sequence to represent the inferred CDS: inserted 1 base in 1 codon), whose translation is MGKRKSRAKPXPKKRMDKLDTVFSCPFCNHGTSVECRIDMKNLIGEASCGICQESFSTTVTALTEPIDIYSEWIDECERVNSLEDDGA